A single genomic interval of Drosophila virilis strain 15010-1051.87 chromosome 2, Dvir_AGI_RSII-ME, whole genome shotgun sequence harbors:
- the crb gene encoding protein crumbs isoform X4: MAMTSAAVYASASANNAHVTQQQQQQTTNQQRQQQRLSRARTKSAAQMTSTYTLLLKRANSAPQWIFLFILIYLATDVASVEVHTKEAYFNGSAYLRLQTPMPTWDHSAISFRSCRGGEILAQQYNKNSIVISVLNDFLQVSLAGPAVIGLNNRLDVRLPYQLLDNRWHTLQFKYEYGNLYLHVDREAIIFANSTYNSQFLTNQDIGNELAILILGNSFSGCLLDGPGLQFVNASKQNAVFGVCPLSYGPCSEHETFTRAQDNYCLNDPCMGHGTCTSSADGYECRCTARYSGKNCQKDNGSPCAKNPCNNGGTCRENSRGDYQCVCHANHSGEHCETEVNIHPLCQSNPCLNNGACVVLSGSSSPTCECPKGYTGARCEIDMDECASQPCQNNGSCIDSINGFSCNCSGTGYMGAFCQTNIDECDDNPCLNGGRCFDTYGGYTCQCQDGWHGEICENPISCQTQQCLNGGTCVDKAIGFQCICAPEYSGELCQLGPSCAQQCPIDSECVGGVCMCKPGTSGYNCQQSTGDGAAALALTPINCNATNGKCLNGGTCSMNGTHCYCAVGYSGDRCEKTENCSPLNCQEPMVCAQNQCICPENKVCNQCATQPCQNGGECLDLPNGDFECKCQRGWTGRNCANDVDECVLQPKICGNGICKNEKGSYKCYCTPGFTGIHCDSDVDECLSHPCLHGATCHNKLFFFKYGKHRILRQINAYACDCKPGYQGENCEIDIDECISNPCSNGSTCIDMINNFTCSCIPGMTGRICDIDIDDCISAPCLNNGLCIDELGGFHCDCGGTGYEGKNCELNIDECVSNPCTNGAKCIDQVKDYFCECHAGYKGKNCEQDINECESNPCQYNSSCLERSNATLYQLSRVMDLPRVFSQPFSYENASGYECVCVPGIIGKNCEININECESNPCTKHGTCNDGIGTYTCECDPGFEGTHCEINIDECDRYNPCQNGTCIDEINDYECDCDANFGGKNCSVPLIGCISGPCLNNGTCRPFLVNETIHLFNCSCEHGYQGETCEKTTTLSMVVSSLITVKTQRDEGYDINLQFKTTLPNGVLAFGTSGGQNGPVSYILELINGRLNLHSSLLNKWEGVFIGSKLNDSNWHKVFVAINTSHLVLSANDEQAIFPVGSYETANNSQPLFPLTYLGGTIPNLKSYLNHLTHQPTSYVGCMQDVVVNGKWIFPDEHNEPDLDENTKLSYVQSGCPRTQQCNPNPCHSNGECTDLWHTFTCHCPRPFFGHTCQHNMTAATFGHENTTHSAVIVETTDVARRAIRSILDISMFIRTREPTGQVFYLGSDPRKMPTKNVGDSYVSAKLHGGELLVKMLFNGTPEAYTVGAQKLDNGYNHLIEVVRNQTLVQVKLNGTEYFRKTLSTTGLLDAQVLYLGGPAPTRESLLPVSTEPGLDESSVPVSGNTPSKEADDSKDYFKGIIQDVKVSNGSLNMIVEMYPLNVTDVNVNAKPFGAVSIDRTSVLPGEVSDDLCRKNPCKHNAECRNTWNDYSCKCPNGYKGKDCQEIEFCQLVTCPGGSSCQNLDDGYECLTNITFTGQEHSPLAFSYFKEQLPDEIGGMAKQPLLKPVIEIAYRTRAGGTLLFIDNQDSFFEIGVNGGRVTVTWKLTQLHIGESGRFEKENTDGEWNRIYLRAHGGKLEGGWKGWESMVDPTPGFSTDIDQAAFQDLLFSSTQVYLGGMPESRQLRGSTQSSQQGSQFKGCLGEARVGDLLLPYFSNAELYPHTENVSVQLHAQFRLNSTRPEEGCILCFQADCKNGGYCNAPNDEYACTCQAGYEGDDCATDIDECLNTHCENNSTCINQVANFYCECQPGFEGRYCEQNIDECAAQPCHNGGNCTDLIAAYRCDCPDEYTGPQCSALKQMTCENEPCRNDSTCENGFNAQTGNNFTCTCSTGFEGPLCDMPFCELTPCSNGGLCLTTNSIPNCKCSLGYMGRLCEEEIDECASNPCMNGGQCNDLVGGYQCNCTSTGFEGVHCENDIDECIESLEYCGDLGRCINMPGSFKCICQKPYCGAFCNFTDPCNTLNICANGGQCVENCGGEADYYCNCTEGFMGKNCTAPITAKDDGPSTTDIAIIVIPVVVVLLLIAGALLGTFLVMARNKRATRGTYSPSAQEYCNPRLEMDNVLKPPPEERLI, encoded by the exons ATGTTGCCTCGGTGGAAGTGCACACGAAGGAGGCATATTTCAATGGGTCCGCTTATCTGCGTCTGCAAACGCCCATGCCCACCTGGGACCACTCTGCGATCAGTTTCCGCTCGTGCCGCGGCGGTGAAATACTCGCCCAGCAATATAACAAAAACTCAATCGTAATCTCAGTGCTCAACGATTTCCTGCAAGTCTCCCTCGCCGGACCAGCCGTCATCGGGCTGAACAATCGCCTGGACGTCAGACTGCCCTACCAACTGTTGGACAATCGCTGGCATACGCTACAATTCAAGTACGAGTACGGTAATCTCTATTTGCATGTGGATCGTGAGGCTATTATATTTG CCAACTCGACGTACAACAGCCAGTTTCTCACCAATCAGGACATCGGCAACGAGTTGGCCATACTGATATTGGGCAATTCGTTCTCGGGCTGCCTGCTGGATGGACCTGGACTGCAGTTCGTGAATGCATCCAAACAGAATGCCGTATTTGGAGTCTGCCCATTATCGTATGGTCCGTGCAGTGAGCACGAAACATTTACTCGGGCGCAGGACAACTATTGTCTGAATGATCCCTGCATGGGTCATGGCACCTGTACTTCAAGTGCCGATGGCTACGAATGCCGCTGCACGGCACGGTACTCGGGCAAGAACTGTCAGAAGGACAATGGCTCGCCGTGCGCCAAGAATCCGTGCAATAATGGCGGCACCTGTCGCGAGAACTCACGCGGTGACTACCAATGCGTCTGTCATGCAAATCATAGTGGCGAACACTGTGAGACCGAGGTCAATATACATCCGCTCTGCCAGTCGAATCCGTGTTTAAATAATGGCGCGTGCGTTGTGCTGAGCGGCAGCTCCAGTCCCACCTGCGAGTGCCCTAAGGGCTATACGGGCGCCCGTTGCGAAATCGATATGGATGAGTGCGCCTCACAGCCTTGCCAGAACAATGGCAGCTGCATCGATAGCATCAATGGAttcagctgcaactgcagcggcaCCGGCTACATGGGCGCCTTCTGTCAGACGAACATCGATGAGTGCGATGACAATCCGTGCTTAAATGGCGGGCGCTGCTTTGATACATACGGCGGCTACACCTGCCAGTGCCAGGATGGCTGGCACGGCGAGATCTGCGAGAATCCCATTAGCTGCCAGACGCAGCAGTGCCTCAATGGCGGCACCTGTGTCGATAAGGCCATCGGCTTCCAGTGCATCTGTGCGCCCGAATATAGCGGCGAGCTCTGCCAACTGGGTCCGAGCTGTGCCCAGCAGTGTCCCATCGATTCGGAGTGTGTTGGcggcgtgtgtatgtgtaagcCAGGAACTTCGG GTTACAACTGCCAGCAGAGCACGGGCGATGGCGCCGCCGCTTTGGCCTTAACGCCCATCAACTGCAACGCCACGAATGGCAAGTGCCTGAATGGAGGCACCTGTTCCATGAATGGCACCCATTGTTACTGTGCCGTTGGCTACTCTGGCGATCGCTGCGAGAAGACAGAGAACTGTTCGCCACTCAATTGCCAGGAGCCAATGGTCTGTGCTCAGAACCAATGCATTTGCCCAGAGAACAAGGTGTGCAATCAGTGCGCCACACAACCCTGCCAGAATGGCGGAGAGTGCCTTGACCTGCCCAATGGGGACTTCGAGTGCAAGTGCCAGCGAGGCTGGACAGGGCGGAACTGTGCCAACGATGTGGATGAATGCGTACTGCAGCCAAAAATCTGCGGCAATggcatttgcaaaaatgaGAAGGGCTCCTACAAGTGCTACTGTACGCCTGGATTCACGGGCATCCATTGTGACTCCGATGTAGATGAATGCCTCAGTCATCCGTGCCTGCACGGCGCCACATGCCACAACAAG ttgtttttctttaaatatggAAAGCATCGGATATTGAGACAA ATCAATGCCTACGCGTGCGACTGCAAGCCTGGCTATCAGGGGGAGAACTGCGAAATTGATATTGACGAGTGCATTAGCAATCCGTGCTCGAATGGCTCCACTTGTATTGATATGATTAACAATTTCACGTGCTCCTGCATACCGGGTATGACGGGTCGCATATGTGACATTGACATCGATGACTGCATCTCGGCGCCCTGCCTCAACAATGGCCTGTGCATAGACGAGCTGGGTGGCTTCCATTGCGACTGCGGCGGCACGGGATACGAGGGCAAGAACTGTGAGCTGAATATTGATGAATGCGTATCGAATCCATGCACGAATGGCGCCAAGTGCATAGATCAGGTGAAGGACTATTTCTGTGAGTGCCATGCTGGCTACAAGGGAAAGAACTGTGAACAGGATATCAATGAGTGCGAGAGCAATCCCTGTCAATACAACAGTAGCTGCTTGGAACGCTCCAATGCCACCTTGTATCAGCTAAGCAGGGTTATGGACTTGCCACGTGTCTTCAGTCAGCCCTTCAGCTATGAGAATGCCAGCGG atatgaatgtgtgtgcgtgccagGCATCATAGGCAAGAACTGTGagatcaatataaatgaatgcGAGAGTAATCCGTGCACCAAGCACGGCACCTGCAATGATGGA ATTGGTACCTACACCTGCGAATGTGATCCGGGCTTTGAGGGTACACACTGTGAGATCAACATTGATGAATGCGATCGATATAATCCCTGCCAGAATGGCACCTGCATTGATGAGATTAATGACTACGAATGCGACTGTGATGCCAATTTTGGTGGCAAGAATTGCTCTGTACCGCTAATTGGCTGCATCAGTGGTCCCTGTTTAAATAATGGCACATGTCGCCCATTTTTAGTGAACGAAACGATACACCTGTTCAACTGCTCATGCGAGCACGGCTACCAGGGAGAAACCTGCGAGAAGACCACAACCTTGTCCATGGTTGTCAGCAGTCTGATAACGGTAAAGACGCAACGTGACGAGGGCTACGACATTAATTTGCAGTTCAAGACAACGCTGCCAAATGGTGTTCTTGCCTTTGGAACCTCCGGTGGTCAGAACGGACCGGTTAGCTATATACTGGAACTGATCAATGGAAGGCTGAATTTACATTCATCGCTGCTGAACAAATGGGAGGGCGTTTTCATTGGATCCAAGCTGAATGATAGTAATTGGCACAAAGTGTTTGTGGCCATCAATACGTCGCACTTGGTGCTTTCTGCCAATGATGAGCAGGCCATCTTTCCCGTGGGTTCCTATGAGACAGCCAACAATAGCCAGCCCTTGTTCCCACTAACCTATCTGGGCGGAACCATACCCAATTTAAAGTCATATCTAAACCATCTGACGCATCAGCCCACCAGCTATGTGGGCTGCATGCAGGATGTCGTCGTCAATGGCAAATGGATCTTTCCCGATGAGCACAACGAGCCCGATTTGGATGAGAATACCAAATTGTCCTATGTACAAAGCGGCTGTCCGCGCACGCAGCAATGCAACCCAAATCCGTGTCACTCCAATGGCGAGTGCACAGATCTTTGGCACACCTTCACCTGCCACTGTCCCAGGCCTTTCTTTGGACACACATGCCAGCACA ATATGACGGCAGCCACCTTTGGACATGAGAATACCACACACTCGGCTGTGATTGTGGAGACGACAGATGTAGCCAGACGCGCCATACGCTCCATTTTGGACATATCCATGTTTATACGAACGCGCGAACCAACGGGTCAGGTCTTCTACCTGGGAAGCGATCCGCGCAAGATGCCCACAAAGA ACGTTGGCGACTCGTATGTGTCTGCTAAGCTGCATGGTGGTGAGTTGCTGGTGAAGATGCTGTTTAATGGCACGCCAGAGGCATATACGGTCGGTGCACAAAAGCTGGACAATGGCTACAATCATCTCATCGAGGTGGTGCGTAATCAGACACTGGTGCAGGTCAAGCTCAATGGTACCGAGTACTTCCGCAAGACGCTGTCGACGACGGGTCTGCTGGATGCACAGGTGCTCTACTTGGGCGGGCCGGCGCCAACGCGCGAATCTTTGCTGCCAGTTAGCACAGAGCCGGGCTTAGATGAGAGCAGCGTGCCCGTAAGCGGCAACACGCCGTCCAAGGAGGCGGACGACAGCAAGGATTACTTCAAGGGCATAATACAGGATGTTAAAGTGAGCAATGGTTCGCTCAATATGATCGTCGAAATGTATCCACTGAATGTGACCGATGTAAATGTGAACGCCAAGCCCTTTGGAGCGGTCAGCATTGATCGAACGTCGGTACTGCCGGGCGAGGTGTCGGACGATTTGTGCCGCAAGAATCCGTGCAAACACAATGCCGAGTGCCGCAACACATGGAACGACTATAGTTGTAAATGCCCGAATGGTTACAAGGGCAAGGATTGTCAGGAGATTGAGTTCTGTCAGCTGGTCACCTGTCCAGGCGGCAGTAGCTGCCAGAATCTGGACGATGGCTACGAGTGCTTAACCAATATCACATTCACTGGCCAGGAACATTCGCCGCTAGCCTTCTCCTACTTCAAAGAGCAGCTGCCAGATGAGATTGGCGGCATGGCCAAGCAGCCGCTACTGAAACCGGTAATTGAAATTGCATATCGCACACGTGCCGGTGGCACTCTGCTCTTCATTGACAATCAGGATAGCTTCTTTGAAATTGGCGTAAATGGCGGCAGGGTCACTGTCACATGGAAGCTGACCCAGCTGCACATTGGTGAGTCAGGGCGCTTCGAGAAGGAGAACACGGATGGCGAATGGAATCGCATTTATTTGCGTGCACATGGCGGTAAACTTGAGGGCGGCTGGAAGGGTTGGGAATCGATGGTAGATCCCACGCCTGGCTTCTCAACGGACATCGATCAGGCGGCGTTCCAGGATCTGCTCTTCAGTAGCACCCAAGTCTATTTGGGCGGCATGCCAGAGTCGCGTCAATTGCGCGGCTCCACACAATCCTCCCAGCAGGGCTCCCAGTTCAAGGGCTGCCTGGGTGAGGCGCGCGTCGGTGATCTACTGTTGCCCTATTTCTCCAATGCCGAACTCTACCCGCACACTGAGAATGTGTCCGTGCAGCTGCATGCACAATTTCGCCTGAACTCGACCCGACCCGAGGAGGGCTGCATTTTGTGCTTCCAAGCGGACTGTAAAAATGGCGGCTACTGCAATGCGCCCAACGATGAATACGCGTGCACCTGCCAGGCGGGCTACGAGGGCGATGACTGCGCCACGGACATCGACGAGTGCCTCAACACGCACTGCGAAAACAATTCCACATGCATAAATCAGGTGGCCAACTTCTATTGCGAGTGCCAGCCCGGCTTCGAGGGTCGCTACTGTGAACAGAACATTGACGAATGCGCCGCCCAGCCATGTCACAATGGCGGCAACTGCACCGATCTGATCGCTGCCTACCGCTGCGACTGCCCCGACGAGTACACGGGTCCGCAGTGCAGTGCGCTCAAGCAGATGACTTGCGAAAATGAGCCTTGTCGCAATGATTCCACCTGTGAAAATGGATTTA ATGCTCAAACCGGGAATAACTTTACATGCACATGCTCTACAGGATTTGAGGGCCCACTATGTGACATGCCCTTCTGCGAGCTGACACCCTGCTCCAATGGAGGGTTGTGTCTGACCACGAATTCC ATACCAAATTGCAAGTGCAGTCTGGGCTATATGGGTCGCCTTTGTGAGGAGGAGATCGATGAATGTGCCTCCAATCCCTGCATGAATGGTGGCCAATGTAACGATCTTGTAGGTGGCTATCAATGCAACTGTACGTCCACTGGCTTTGAAGGCGTGCACTGTGAAAACGACATAGACGAGTGCATCGAGAGCTTGGAGTATTGTGGCGATCTCGGACGCTGCATCAACATGCCGGGCAGCTTTAAGTGCATTTGCCAGAAGCCCTACTGTGGCGCCTTCTGTAACTTTACCGATCCGTGTAATACGCTAAACATTTGCGCCAATGGCGGCCAGTGCGTGGAGAACTGCGGCGGCGAAGCGGATTACTACTGCAATTGCACCGAGGGTTTTATGGGAAAGAACTGCACAGCGCCG ATAACGGCCAAGGATGATGGTCCATCGACAACAGACATTGCTATTATTGTCATACCTGTTGTTGTCGTCCTGCTGTTGATTGCTGGTGCACTGTTGGGCACGTTTCTGGTGATGGCACGCAATAAGCGTGCCACACGTGGCACCTACAGTCCCAGCGCACAGGAGTACTGTAATCCTAGGCTGGAAATGGACAATGTGCTCAAGCCACCGCCAGAAGAACGACTTATTTAG